The proteins below are encoded in one region of Misgurnus anguillicaudatus chromosome 24, ASM2758022v2, whole genome shotgun sequence:
- the LOC129437427 gene encoding olfactory receptor 51I2-like produces MAENGEQFEEFSPGQFGICFILCDHNPKCPYYSCNIFGKDITPAHVHSDFLCLSINSVYGTAAFFPRMLSDLLSDTHAIPYEACLIQSFVIFSYTANEFTTLLLMAFDRFVAISKPLQYHNIITLRFLTVLIFIHWIFPMLCLAISGLFTARLTMCDNKLWKVYCHNYEIVKLSCANTISNIIWGFFILIITAVIPLCLILYSYVKILIICQRSSSQFRSKAYQTCIPHIVVLLNFSIAIISEITLSRIVNLKMPIWLSVILSQEFLVVPPILNPLLYALNFTDIRKKIICLIKGSFFGFCIGEYWMFGGHKEWSELDMH; encoded by the exons ATGGCTGAAAACGGAGAACAATTTGAAGAATTTTCTCCTGGACAG TTTGGGATTTGTTTTATACTGTGTGATCATAATCCTAAATGTCCTTATTATTCTTGCAACATTTTTGGAAAGGACATTACACCAGCCCATGTACATTctgattttttatgtttgtcTATTAACTCTGTGTATGGTACAGCTGCCTTTTTTCCAAGGATGTTGTCAGACTTGCTGTCTGATACACACGCAATACCATATGAAGCATGTCTCATCCAGAGTTTTGTCATTTTCTCATATACAGCAAATGAGTTTACAACATTATTGTTAATGGCATTTGACAGATTTGTTGCAATCAGTAAACCTTTACAATACCATAACATAATTACTTTAAGGTTCCtaactgttttaatttttatacacTGGATTTTTCCAATGCTTTGCCTTGCTATCTCAGGTCTTTTCACTGCCAGACTGACAATGTGTGATAACAAACTGTGGAAGGTGTActgtcacaattatgaaattGTTAAGCTCTCTTGCGCAAACACGATAAGTAATATTATTTGGGGTTTCTTTATATTGATTATAACAGCTGTAATCCCATTGTGTTTAATATTATATTCTTATGTTAAAATTCTTATAATCTGTCAAAGAAGCTCATCACAGTTTAGAAGCAAAGCTTATCAAACTTGTATTCCACACATAGTGGTTCTTCTAAATTTTTCGATTGCCATTATTTCTGAAATCACATTAAGTCGCATTGTGAATTTAAAAATGCCAATAtggctgtcagtcattctttcacAAGAGTTCCTTGTTGTACCACCAATCCTTAACCCTCTTCTTTATGCTTTAAACTTCACTGATATtcgcaaaaaaattatttgcctCATAAAAGGGTCATTCTTTGGTTTCTGCATTGGA